One window from the genome of Paramisgurnus dabryanus chromosome 20, PD_genome_1.1, whole genome shotgun sequence encodes:
- the b3galnt2 gene encoding UDP-GalNAc:beta-1,3-N-acetylgalactosaminyltransferase 2 produces MRAAVAALLPCVIAVLVHWWCWSDRTALLLGFGSADDQKAVHEVLVGVLSARHHYDHRQAIRETWLGYLKTHPLFQNRVMVKFIIGKYGCAVPEEDREDPYSCTLLNLTQKESGQEMDILSVADTSWLEPSDVSALSLDFKVLHAVVITQLGVFVNGPQQDFRGNVTVHLFQVDQEEEIVTARFSTVSPGTRVGAIFYKPVEQFILPKGFEGTLLWQCHDPSGLMSINASTIRLNNGGGVLKFGSIEVGTLPHRTALGFPGLAGGFTFSVYDVDALSELLRGRSGRQQIRLAELRDEDQALHQESITHGDMVFVDVVDTYRNVPVKLLKFYKWAVGNAAFRLLLKTDDDCYIDVDAVLLKTDHSRLKQSHLWWGNFRQNWAVDRVGKWQELEYSSPAYPAFACGSGYVVSRDLVEWLASNAEHLKAYQGEDVSMGIWMSAVGPSKYQDSGWLCEKDCYVDMLSSPQHSAQELHSLWERKKRCGDPCGCAQ; encoded by the exons ATGACCAGAAGGCTGTGCATGAAGTCTTGGTTGGAGTTTTATCAGCACGACATCACTATGACCACAGACAGGCCATACGAGAAACATGGCTGGGATATCTTAAAACTCATCCTCTGTTCCAGAACCG ggTGATGGTGAAGTTCATCATTGGTAAATATGGCTGTGCTGTTCCTGAGGAAGATCGTGAAGATCCGTATTCCTGCACGCTGCTGAATCTCACGCAGAAGG AATCTGGACAGGAGATGGACATATTGAGCGTGGCTGACACCTCTTGGTTGGAGCCGTCTGATGTTTCTGCGCTCAGTCTGGATTTTAAAGTTCTTCACGCTGTGGTCATCACCCAGCTTGGTGTGTTTGTCAATGGTCCACAGCAGGACTTCAGAGGCAACGTGACTGTACACTTATTTCAGGTGGACCAGGAG GAGGAGATCGTGACCGCTCGCTTTAGCACCGTCAGTCCAGGCACTCGTGTGGGTGCCATCTTCTATAAACCTGTGGAGCAGTTCATTCTACCCAAG GGTTTTGAGGGAACTCTTCTCTGGCAGTGTCACGACCCATCAGGCCTGATGTCTATCAACGCATCAACCATACGTCTCAATAACGGTGGAGGAGTTCTCAAGTTTGGATCT ATAGAAGTGGGTACACTGCCTCACAGGACTGCTCTGGGCTTCCCGGGTTTAGCTGGAGGATTTACTTTTTCAGTATACG ATGTGGATGCGTTGTCTGAGCTCTTACGAGGGCGATCGGGACGGCAGCAGATCCGTTTGGCTGAACTCAGAGATGAAGATCAGGCACTGCATCAGGAGAGCATCACACATGGTGATATGGTGTTTGTGGATGTCGTGGACACATACAGGAATGTGCCAGTTAAACTGCTAAAGTTTTACAAATG GGCGGTGGGAAACGCTGCCTTCAGACTGCTGCTGAAGACGGATGATGATTGTTATATCGATGTAGACGCCGTCCTGTTGAAGACCGACCACAGCAGACTAAAGCAAAGTCACCTGTGGTGGGGAAA TTTCAGACAGAATTGGGCTGTTGACCGTGTGGGTAAATGGCAGGAACTGGAGTACTCGAGTCCTGCTTACCCAGCGTTTGCCTGTGGATCTGGATATGTGGTCTCCAGGGATCTGGTGGAGTGGCTGGCCAGCAACGCTGAACATCTGAAGGCTTACCAG GGAGAAGATGTGAGTATGGGCATTTGGATGTCTGCTGTTGGGCCCAGCAAATATCAG GACTCGGGTTGGTTATGTGAGAAGGATTGTTATGTTGATATGCTATCATCTCCACAACACTCCGCTCAAGAGTTGCATTCCCTTTGGGAGAGAAAGAAAAGGTGCGGGGATCCCTGCGGTTGTGCCCAATGA